Proteins encoded in a region of the Candidatus Providencia siddallii genome:
- the rpsU gene encoding 30S ribosomal protein S21, whose amino-acid sequence MPVIKVRENEPFDIALRRFKRSCEKAGILAEIRKREFYEKPTTERKRAKASAIERHIKKLSRENARRTRLY is encoded by the coding sequence ATGCCAGTAATAAAAGTACGAGAAAACGAACCATTTGATATTGCATTAAGACGTTTTAAACGTTCTTGTGAAAAAGCAGGAATTTTAGCTGAAATACGTAAACGAGAATTTTATGAAAAGCCGACAACTGAACGAAAACGTGCTAAAGCTTCAGCAATTGAACGACATATAAAAAAATTATCTCGTGAAAATGCTAGAAGAACACGACTTTATTAA
- the tsaD gene encoding tRNA (adenosine(37)-N6)-threonylcarbamoyltransferase complex transferase subunit TsaD, producing MRVLGIETSCDDTGISIYDDNIGILSNQLHSQIKIHSCYNGVVPELASRDHICKIVPLIKKTLKEANLNITDIDAVAYTAGPGLVGSLMVGATVGRSLAFSLNIPSISVHHIEGHLLSFMLEKKKVDFPFLGLIISGGHTQIINVTKIGKYEVLGESLDDSVGEVFDKIAKLLGLGYPGGRLLSIMAEQGISGRFIFPRPMTKKPGLDFSFSGLKTFVANTIYKSSNDKQTLSDIAKGFEDAVIDTIIIKCKRAIKQSGINRLVISGGVSSNSSLRIKIKNVMKQINVEVFYSSPEFCTDNAAMIALVGSIRIKNGFIDDLSIFVRPRWGLNELLCI from the coding sequence ATGCGTGTTTTAGGTATTGAAACATCATGTGATGATACTGGTATTTCAATTTATGATGATAATATTGGAATTTTATCTAATCAGTTGCATAGTCAAATTAAAATTCATTCTTGTTATAATGGTGTTGTTCCTGAATTAGCATCTCGTGATCATATTTGTAAAATTGTACCTTTAATAAAAAAAACATTAAAAGAAGCTAATTTGAATATAACTGATATTGATGCTGTTGCATATACTGCTGGTCCAGGTCTTGTTGGTTCATTAATGGTTGGAGCAACAGTTGGTCGTTCTTTGGCATTTTCTCTTAATATACCATCTATTTCTGTGCATCATATTGAAGGTCATTTATTATCTTTTATGTTGGAAAAAAAGAAAGTTGATTTTCCGTTTCTTGGGTTAATTATATCTGGTGGACATACACAAATAATTAATGTTACTAAAATTGGTAAATATGAAGTACTTGGTGAATCACTTGATGATTCAGTTGGAGAAGTTTTTGATAAAATAGCTAAATTATTAGGATTAGGATATCCTGGTGGTAGATTATTATCGATTATGGCTGAACAAGGAATATCAGGTCGTTTTATTTTTCCTCGACCAATGACAAAAAAACCAGGGTTAGATTTTAGTTTTTCAGGTTTAAAAACTTTTGTTGCTAATACAATTTATAAAAGTTCTAATGATAAACAAACTTTATCTGATATTGCAAAAGGTTTTGAAGATGCTGTTATTGATACAATTATTATAAAGTGTAAACGAGCTATTAAACAATCTGGTATTAATCGTTTAGTTATATCAGGAGGCGTAAGTTCTAATAGTTCATTGCGAATAAAAATAAAAAATGTTATGAAACAAATTAATGTAGAAGTTTTTTATTCTAGTCCTGAATTTTGTACTGATAATGCTGCTATGATAGCACTTGTTGGTTCAATTAGAATAAAGAATGGTTTTATTGATGATTTAAGTATATTTGTTCGTCCTCGTTGGGGTTTGAATGAATTATTATGTATTTAA
- the gshB gene encoding glutathione synthase, with the protein MIKLGIIMDPIESIKIKKDTSFAMMLEAQHRGYEIHYMEINDIYLNKGEARALTKIIFVEDNIKKWFNFYSEQDVALSDLNVILMRKDPPFNIEFIYATYILERAEYAGSLVVNKPSSLRDCNEKLFTLWFSELIPNTLVTRDPNRLKDFYKKNGDIILKVLDKMGGMSIFRLKENDCNVDVIIETITKYGSRFCMAQKFLHSIKEGDKRVFIVDGKPIPYCLARIPANGETRCNLAAGGYGEVRLLNKSDIMIANIVAPKLKEKGLFFAGLDIIGDKLTEINITSPTCVREIESEYNVFIIKKIMNSIEYYLKNI; encoded by the coding sequence ATGATTAAACTTGGGATAATCATGGATCCAATAGAATCTATAAAAATAAAAAAAGATACTAGTTTTGCTATGATGTTGGAAGCACAACATCGTGGTTATGAAATTCATTATATGGAAATAAATGATATTTATTTAAATAAAGGAGAAGCTAGAGCTTTAACTAAAATTATTTTCGTAGAAGATAATATTAAAAAATGGTTTAATTTTTATAGTGAACAAGATGTTGCTTTAAGTGATTTGAATGTTATCTTGATGCGTAAAGATCCTCCTTTTAATATTGAATTTATTTATGCGACTTATATTTTAGAGAGAGCAGAATATGCTGGTTCATTAGTTGTAAATAAACCAAGTAGTTTACGAGATTGCAATGAAAAATTATTTACATTATGGTTTTCTGAATTAATCCCAAATACATTAGTTACTCGTGATCCTAATAGATTAAAAGATTTTTATAAAAAAAATGGTGATATTATATTAAAAGTTCTTGATAAAATGGGTGGTATGTCTATTTTTCGTTTAAAGGAAAATGATTGCAATGTTGATGTAATTATAGAAACTATAACAAAATATGGTTCACGTTTTTGTATGGCGCAAAAATTTTTACATTCTATAAAAGAAGGTGATAAACGTGTGTTTATTGTAGATGGTAAACCAATACCTTATTGTTTAGCTCGTATACCAGCTAATGGAGAAACACGTTGTAATTTAGCCGCTGGTGGTTACGGTGAAGTACGATTATTAAATAAAAGTGATATAATGATTGCTAATATTGTTGCACCAAAATTAAAAGAAAAAGGTTTGTTTTTTGCAGGTCTTGATATAATTGGTGATAAATTAACTGAAATTAATATAACAAGCCCAACATGCGTTCGTGAAATCGAATCTGAATATAATGTTTTTATTATAAAAAAAATAATGAATTCTATTGAATATTATTTAAAAAATATTTAA
- a CDS encoding YqgE/AlgH family protein: MNLQNHFLIAMPSLLDPYFEQSVVYICKHNEKGAMGLIINKSIENFSVSNMLKKLEIRISYNINIRNLEKPVIAGGPVAEEHGFILHTPITGFASSLHLNDEIMVTTSKDILELLGTEQHPVNSLVTLGYSSWEPGQLEKEIMENCWLTVEADTQLIFDTPINERWKAAAKLLGINISTMSIQFGHA; this comes from the coding sequence TTGAATTTACAAAATCATTTTCTTATAGCAATGCCATCATTGCTTGATCCTTATTTTGAGCAATCAGTTGTTTATATATGTAAACATAACGAAAAAGGTGCTATGGGGTTAATTATAAATAAATCGATTGAAAATTTTTCTGTTAGCAATATGTTAAAAAAACTTGAAATTAGAATTTCATATAATATTAATATTAGAAATTTAGAAAAGCCTGTTATTGCTGGCGGTCCAGTTGCTGAAGAACATGGTTTTATTTTACATACCCCAATTACTGGTTTTGCTTCTAGTTTACATTTAAATGATGAGATTATGGTAACTACATCAAAAGATATTTTAGAATTGTTAGGTACTGAACAACATCCAGTAAATTCTTTGGTTACATTGGGTTATTCAAGTTGGGAACCTGGTCAATTAGAAAAAGAAATTATGGAAAATTGTTGGTTAACTGTTGAAGCAGATACTCAATTAATTTTTGATACACCGATTAATGAACGTTGGAAAGCAGCTGCTAAGTTATTAGGAATTAATATTAGTACTATGTCAATACAATTTGGACATGCTTAA
- the ruvX gene encoding Holliday junction resolvase RuvX yields the protein MLLKTLLAFDYGTKSIGVAVGQSITKTGNALPSLKFNNKLRCWEKIEFLIKEWQPQTIIVGIPYNMDGTEQKMTNLSRKFANKIYTFFGVKVDLHDERLTTIEAKSILFEQNGYRALNKGRIDSISAVLILESWFIKNN from the coding sequence ATGCTTTTAAAAACTTTGTTAGCATTTGATTATGGAACTAAAAGTATTGGTGTTGCTGTAGGACAATCTATTACTAAAACTGGTAATGCATTGCCGTCATTAAAATTTAATAATAAATTACGATGTTGGGAAAAAATTGAATTTTTAATAAAAGAATGGCAACCTCAAACTATTATTGTTGGTATTCCATATAATATGGATGGAACAGAACAAAAGATGACAAATTTATCACGTAAATTTGCTAATAAAATTTATACTTTTTTTGGTGTAAAAGTTGATTTACATGATGAGAGACTTACTACAATAGAAGCAAAATCTATTTTATTTGAACAAAATGGATATCGAGCTTTAAATAAAGGTAGAATTGATTCTATTTCAGCGGTTTTAATACTTGAAAGTTGGTTTATTAAAAATAATTAA
- a CDS encoding YggS family pyridoxal phosphate-dependent enzyme yields MNIEKNIINIKKKISIAAYESNRNPQEITLLAVSKYKSCENISDAIKAGQYQFAENYAIEGFKKIQYFSYNDKIIWHFIGSLQTNKTKIIAQYFDWFHALDNEKIAKRLNSQRSHYKSKLNVLIQINISNENSKSGVKLNNLNDLVEKIINMPNLLFRGFMVIPAFESDYNKQYDTFYKVKCIFNIFKNKYSTVDTLSMGMTNDIKAAIHCGSTIVRIGTGIFGVR; encoded by the coding sequence ATGAATATTGAAAAAAATATTATTAATATAAAAAAAAAAATAAGTATTGCAGCATATGAATCTAATAGAAATCCGCAAGAAATAACTTTATTAGCTGTAAGTAAGTATAAATCTTGTGAAAATATTTCAGATGCTATTAAAGCAGGACAATATCAATTTGCGGAAAATTATGCTATTGAAGGTTTTAAAAAAATTCAATATTTTTCTTACAATGATAAAATAATTTGGCATTTTATAGGTTCACTGCAGACGAATAAAACAAAGATTATTGCGCAGTATTTTGATTGGTTTCATGCATTAGATAATGAAAAAATTGCTAAACGTTTAAATAGTCAAAGATCACATTATAAATCCAAATTAAATGTATTAATTCAGATTAATATAAGTAATGAAAACAGTAAATCTGGAGTTAAATTAAACAATTTAAATGATTTGGTTGAAAAAATAATTAATATGCCTAATCTACTTTTTAGAGGTTTTATGGTTATTCCTGCTTTTGAAAGTGATTATAATAAACAATATGATACTTTTTATAAAGTAAAATGTATATTTAATATATTTAAAAATAAATATTCGACAGTTGATACGCTTTCTATGGGGATGACTAATGATATAAAAGCTGCTATTCATTGTGGATCAACTATTGTTCGTATTGGAACAGGAATTTTTGGTGTTCGATAA
- the proC gene encoding pyrroline-5-carboxylate reductase, producing MKYRKIAFIGSGNIVNAMVSGIVKYGKYKSSMITISSPNNCRRNKIVENYNVIGINDNNIAVKNSDVIILAVKPQVMEYVCKSLRKIVDYRKKLILTLAAGITVNRYNEYFDDKINLIRIMPSILSFIGKGIIGIFTQNIITEENKIFIEKLMKSIGDIIWCKEEHEINNITAISGSSPAYIFLFMEAIQQKAEELGYNKKISRKLIFNIFNSSLKFASFQKDICFSELRKKVMSEGGVTEKALNEFYNGSFKQIIGKIMQNVIDKSKEMENKF from the coding sequence GTGAAATATCGTAAAATTGCGTTTATTGGTTCAGGTAATATAGTAAATGCTATGGTTTCTGGAATAGTAAAATATGGTAAATATAAATCATCAATGATAACTATTTCTTCTCCTAATAATTGCAGACGTAATAAAATTGTAGAAAATTATAATGTTATTGGTATTAATGATAATAATATAGCCGTAAAAAATTCTGATGTAATAATATTAGCGGTAAAACCGCAAGTAATGGAATATGTTTGTAAATCATTAAGAAAAATAGTTGATTATAGAAAAAAACTTATATTAACTCTTGCTGCTGGTATTACTGTAAATCGATATAATGAATATTTTGATGATAAAATTAATTTAATTAGAATTATGCCAAGTATATTATCATTTATTGGTAAAGGTATTATTGGCATTTTTACACAAAATATAATTACTGAAGAAAATAAAATATTTATTGAAAAACTAATGAAAAGTATAGGGGATATTATTTGGTGTAAGGAAGAACATGAAATAAATAATATCACTGCAATTTCTGGTAGTTCACCTGCTTATATATTTTTATTTATGGAAGCAATACAACAGAAAGCAGAGGAGCTAGGATATAATAAAAAAATATCTCGTAAATTAATTTTTAATATATTTAATAGTTCATTAAAATTTGCTTCTTTTCAAAAAGATATTTGTTTTTCTGAATTACGTAAAAAAGTTATGTCAGAAGGCGGTGTTACAGAAAAAGCTTTAAATGAATTTTATAATGGATCTTTCAAACAAATAATTGGCAAAATAATGCAAAATGTTATTGATAAATCAAAAGAAATGGAAAACAAATTTTAA
- the trmB gene encoding tRNA (guanosine(46)-N7)-methyltransferase TrmB has product MTNKINLLNYKKECITKNKIRSFINRKKKLTKNQIYILNNIWEEIEINFNKKQCDLSKIFNNFNEVIMEIGFGIGTSLIDMAIQNPKKNFLGIEVYKPGIATCLMLIKEKNIKNLKIIRYDAIDILDFMIPNNSLSIIQLFFPDPWHKTKHNKRRIVQISFIEKIYAKLINNGVFHMATDWEPYAKHVISIMKKVNYFINLSKSGNYVPRPKTRPKTKFEIKGEKLGHNIYDLMFKKIQ; this is encoded by the coding sequence ATGACAAACAAAATTAATTTACTAAATTATAAAAAAGAATGTATTACTAAAAATAAAATTCGTAGTTTTATTAATAGAAAAAAAAAATTAACAAAAAATCAAATATATATTTTAAATAACATATGAGAAGAAATAGAAATTAATTTTAATAAAAAACAATGTGATTTATCAAAAATATTTAATAATTTTAACGAAGTAATAATGGAAATTGGCTTTGGAATTGGAACATCTCTAATTGATATGGCAATTCAAAACCCTAAAAAAAATTTTTTAGGAATTGAAGTTTATAAACCTGGAATAGCCACTTGTTTAATGTTAATAAAAGAAAAAAATATAAAAAATTTAAAAATAATAAGATATGATGCAATTGATATATTAGATTTTATGATACCTAATAATAGTTTGTCAATAATTCAATTATTTTTTCCTGATCCATGACACAAAACTAAACATAACAAACGTCGTATTGTACAAATATCTTTTATAGAAAAAATTTATGCTAAATTAATAAATAATGGAGTATTTCATATGGCTACAGACTGAGAACCTTACGCTAAACATGTTATCTCAATTATGAAAAAAGTTAACTATTTTATTAACTTATCTAAATCAGGAAATTATGTTCCACGACCTAAAACAAGACCAAAAACAAAATTTGAAATAAAAGGAGAAAAATTAGGTCATAATATTTATGATTTAATGTTTAAAAAAATACAATAA
- the mltC gene encoding membrane-bound lytic murein transglycosylase MltC — MKKIFVLLLMMLFIVSCADNKKNNFKNIYIKDTNGFSILIEQLANDIENIWGRKEVLIAGPKDYVKYDNEFRTRSHINFEIGVITIESISLVNPLDSIKKAIIDILMMRDYKSSFNFFSNKLDLFYNKKPFLFDQIINNSGKYINSKLDVIKFAEYIIKNKIRHRKSGFNTIWFTKINMVVNHLDKRIHNYLYYIKKSAAKYGVDESLILAIMQVESSFNPYAVSSSDALGLMQIMPTSAGKDVFRFQGKIGIPSRSYLFDPEKNIDIGVAYLAILQKSYLGDIRDQISNRYAVISAYNGGVSSVLRLFHNNKKQATQYINKLKPGEVYKMLSTKHPIPESRRYLIKVNNAQKKYI; from the coding sequence ATGAAAAAAATATTTGTATTATTGTTAATGATGTTGTTTATTGTTTCTTGTGCTGATAATAAAAAAAATAATTTTAAGAATATATATATAAAAGATACTAATGGTTTTTCTATATTAATAGAACAATTAGCTAATGATATCGAAAATATTTGGGGTAGAAAAGAGGTATTAATAGCTGGACCAAAAGATTATGTTAAATATGATAACGAATTTCGCACACGTAGTCATATAAATTTTGAGATTGGTGTTATTACTATTGAAAGTATTTCATTAGTAAATCCTTTGGATTCTATTAAAAAAGCTATAATTGATATATTAATGATGAGAGATTATAAAAGCTCTTTTAATTTTTTTTCTAATAAATTAGATCTTTTTTATAATAAAAAACCATTTTTATTTGATCAAATAATTAATAATAGTGGTAAATATATTAATTCTAAATTAGATGTTATAAAATTTGCTGAATATATAATAAAAAATAAAATACGTCATAGAAAATCTGGTTTTAATACAATATGGTTTACTAAAATTAATATGGTTGTAAATCATTTAGATAAACGTATACATAATTATTTATATTATATAAAAAAATCTGCAGCTAAGTATGGTGTTGATGAATCTCTTATTTTGGCAATTATGCAAGTTGAATCAAGTTTTAATCCTTATGCTGTAAGTAGTTCTGATGCGTTAGGATTAATGCAAATAATGCCTACTTCTGCAGGTAAAGATGTTTTTCGTTTTCAAGGTAAAATAGGTATACCAAGTCGAAGTTATTTATTTGATCCTGAAAAAAATATAGATATAGGTGTGGCTTATTTGGCTATTTTACAAAAAAGTTATTTAGGTGATATTAGAGATCAAATCTCTAATCGTTATGCTGTTATTAGTGCTTATAATGGTGGTGTAAGTAGTGTTTTACGTTTGTTTCATAATAATAAAAAACAAGCTACTCAATATATTAATAAATTAAAACCTGGTGAAGTATATAAAATGTTGTCAACTAAACATCCTATACCTGAATCTCGTAGGTATCTTATAAAAGTAAATAATGCACAAAAGAAATATATATAA
- a CDS encoding 4-phosphoerythronate dehydrogenase translates to MKVLIDENISCIEQLFGNFDEVKKFYGRIISSKDLINVDALIIRSITKVNKILLKNTSIKFIGTTTSGIDHIDIQLLKSMNIYFSFAPGCNSIAVVEYVFSSILVLAERQHFNLCDKIVGIVGVGNIGKILLKRLTSLGIKCILCDPPRAVNENSKKFVSLSNIVKQADIITLHAPLNLSDKYNTYHLMNLEHLSNLRDGAILINTSRGELIDNKALLSLLIKGKKISVVLDVWEYEPKINVDLLNLISIGTSHIAGYTFEGKTRGTIKIYEDYNNFFDRSFRRVSLLSLAPKCVINEITVNGKLTQEILKRLIHLVYDVRSDDSNLRLVSDINNEFDQLRKNYKERREWSSLKVKCNFQKTAILLNKLGFNACFK, encoded by the coding sequence ATGAAAGTTTTAATTGATGAAAATATTTCGTGTATAGAACAATTATTTGGTAATTTTGACGAAGTAAAAAAATTTTATGGTCGTATTATTTCATCAAAAGATCTTATTAATGTTGATGCATTAATAATTCGATCTATTACTAAAGTGAATAAAATCTTGTTAAAAAATACATCAATTAAATTTATAGGTACAACAACATCTGGAATTGATCATATAGATATACAATTATTAAAGTCTATGAATATTTATTTTTCTTTTGCTCCTGGTTGTAATTCTATTGCTGTTGTAGAGTATGTTTTTTCATCAATATTAGTTCTTGCTGAACGTCAACATTTTAATTTATGTGATAAAATAGTCGGAATTGTTGGTGTTGGTAATATTGGTAAAATTTTATTAAAAAGATTAACATCTTTAGGTATAAAGTGTATTTTATGCGATCCGCCTCGTGCTGTAAATGAAAATTCGAAAAAATTTGTTTCATTATCTAATATAGTAAAACAAGCTGATATTATCACTTTACATGCACCATTAAATCTTTCAGATAAATATAATACATATCATTTGATGAATTTAGAACATTTAAGTAATTTACGTGATGGAGCAATATTAATTAATACCAGTCGTGGTGAACTTATAGATAATAAAGCTTTATTATCTTTATTGATAAAAGGCAAAAAAATAAGTGTGGTTTTAGATGTTTGGGAATATGAACCAAAAATTAATGTTGATTTATTAAATTTAATTAGTATAGGTACTTCACATATAGCTGGATATACTTTTGAAGGTAAAACAAGAGGAACTATTAAAATTTATGAAGATTATAACAATTTTTTTGATAGATCGTTTCGTCGGGTTTCTTTGTTGTCGTTAGCGCCAAAATGTGTTATTAATGAAATTACGGTTAATGGTAAATTAACACAAGAAATATTAAAACGATTAATTCATTTAGTTTATGATGTACGAAGTGATGATTCTAATTTACGTTTAGTGTCTGATATTAATAATGAATTTGATCAATTACGTAAAAATTATAAAGAAAGACGTGAATGGTCTTCATTAAAAGTAAAATGTAATTTTCAAAAAACGGCAATATTGCTTAATAAACTAGGTTTTAATGCTTGTTTTAAATAA
- the truA gene encoding tRNA pseudouridine(38-40) synthase TruA gives MSNNIKKIALGIEYNGSNYHGWQIQQNIKSIQSYIEKALSKFSNESIVVFCAGRTDAGVHALGQVIHFETTVIRKEISWVIGVNTYLPNDISVRWCKFVDKDFHSRYNAIARRYCYIIFNERSRPAILFNKVTHYYFKLNEKLMHEAAQYLIGEQDFSSFKSVKCQSKSSYRNILYANVNRYGSYIIIDIKANAFFYHMVRNIVGCLLEIGSCNKSINWINKLIKLKDRKKCASTAKPEGLYLVNVEYPEKFKLPKNIIESVFFLKNFFI, from the coding sequence ATGTCTAATAATATTAAAAAAATAGCGTTAGGAATTGAATATAACGGTAGTAATTATCATGGTTGGCAAATTCAACAGAACATTAAGAGTATTCAAAGTTATATTGAAAAAGCATTATCAAAATTTTCTAATGAGTCAATTGTTGTTTTTTGTGCAGGACGAACTGATGCAGGTGTTCATGCATTAGGACAAGTTATACATTTTGAAACTACAGTAATACGTAAAGAAATATCATGGGTTATTGGTGTAAATACTTATTTACCTAATGATATAAGTGTTCGCTGGTGTAAATTTGTAGATAAAGATTTTCATTCGCGTTACAATGCAATTGCTCGTAGATATTGTTATATAATTTTTAATGAACGGTCTAGACCTGCAATTTTATTTAATAAAGTAACACATTATTATTTTAAATTAAATGAAAAATTAATGCATGAAGCAGCTCAATATTTAATTGGTGAACAAGATTTTTCTTCTTTTAAATCTGTTAAATGTCAATCTAAAAGTTCTTATCGTAATATATTATATGCTAATGTTAATCGTTATGGTAGTTATATTATTATTGATATAAAAGCTAATGCGTTTTTTTATCATATGGTTAGAAATATTGTTGGTTGTTTATTAGAAATTGGTAGTTGTAATAAAAGTATAAATTGGATAAATAAATTAATTAAATTAAAGGATAGAAAAAAATGTGCATCTACAGCAAAACCTGAAGGTTTATATTTAGTTAATGTTGAATATCCAGAAAAATTTAAATTACCTAAAAATATAATTGAATCTGTATTTTTTTTAAAAAATTTTTTTATTTAA
- the accD gene encoding acetyl-CoA carboxylase, carboxyltransferase subunit beta: MSWIKKILKKNNSTQSSKINIPEGLWVKCEHCKQVLYNDELKRNLSVCPKCDYHMHIYARYRLEKFLDKNSMIELGTKFEPKDILNFKDLKKYKDRISITQKKTGEKEAIVVMKGKLKKMTIIVAAFEFFFMGGSMASVVGARFVCAIKQALKDNCPFVCFSASGGARMQEALFSLMQMAKTSAALAKLQDHNIPYISVLTNPTMGGVSASLAMLGDINIAEPKALIGFAGPRVIEQTVHEKLPQYFQRSEFLLKRGMIDMIIHRHKMRDHLYEILSILTNINVKVDVCKKVI, translated from the coding sequence ATGAGCTGGATTAAAAAAATTTTAAAAAAAAACAATTCAACACAATCTAGTAAAATTAATATCCCAGAAGGTCTTTGGGTAAAATGTGAGCATTGTAAACAAGTATTATATAATGATGAATTAAAGCGTAATTTATCAGTATGTCCAAAATGTGATTATCATATGCATATTTATGCTCGATACAGATTAGAAAAGTTTCTTGATAAAAATTCGATGATAGAATTAGGAACTAAATTTGAACCAAAAGATATACTTAATTTTAAAGATTTAAAAAAATATAAAGATAGAATTTCTATAACACAAAAAAAAACTGGAGAAAAAGAAGCTATAGTTGTTATGAAAGGTAAATTAAAAAAAATGACTATTATTGTAGCAGCTTTTGAATTTTTTTTTATGGGTGGATCAATGGCTTCTGTGGTTGGTGCTAGATTTGTTTGTGCTATAAAACAAGCATTAAAAGATAATTGTCCTTTTGTATGTTTTTCAGCAAGCGGAGGAGCTCGCATGCAAGAAGCTTTGTTTTCTCTTATGCAAATGGCAAAAACAAGTGCTGCATTGGCAAAGTTACAAGATCATAATATTCCATATATTTCAGTATTAACTAATCCAACTATGGGTGGTGTATCTGCAAGTTTAGCAATGTTAGGGGATATAAATATCGCAGAACCAAAAGCTTTAATTGGATTTGCAGGACCACGTGTTATTGAACAAACTGTTCATGAAAAATTACCTCAGTATTTTCAACGTAGTGAATTTTTATTAAAAAGAGGAATGATTGATATGATTATTCATCGTCATAAAATGCGTGATCATTTATATGAAATATTATCAATATTAACTAATATAAATGTAAAAGTAGATGTATGTAAAAAAGTAATTTAA